The following are encoded together in the Eulemur rufifrons isolate Redbay chromosome 28, OSU_ERuf_1, whole genome shotgun sequence genome:
- the LOC138376519 gene encoding zinc finger protein 248 isoform X1, with protein sequence MNKSQEQVSFTDVCVDFTQEEWSLLDPAQKILYRDVILENYSNLVSVGHCVTKPEVIFKIEQGEEPWILEKGFPRQCYPERKWKVDDLLESNQENQDEHFWELIFTNNKVGSVQSGDRGRKTFDLSTDPVSSRNFPYKICDSCEMSLKNISSLIISKKNCFRKKPDRCNVYEKLLLDIRHEKIPVGEKSYKYDQKRNVLNHCQALSQPLFDQPFQYNENGQSLHEQAAFFTNKRSQLGETLCKYNECGRTFVESLKFNISQRAHLEMEPYECGICGKSFCMDLRFGHQRALTGGNPYEYNEYGEIFCDNSTFIFHQGAYTKKIPREYKVSDKTWEKSALFKHQIVHMGKKPYGYNENGTNFSKKSHLTQLRRAHSGEKTFECGECGKTFWEKSNLTQHQRTHTGEKPYECTECGKAFCQKPHLTNHQRTHTGEKPYECKQCGKTFCVKSNLTEHQRTHTGEKPYECNTCGKSFCHRSALTVHQRTHTGEKPFICNECGKSFCVKSNLIVHQRTHTGEKPYKCNECGKTFCEKSALTKHQRTHTGEKPYECDACGKTFSQRSVLTKHQRIHTRAKALSTS encoded by the exons atgaacaaatcccag GAACAAGTGTCATTCACGGATGTATGTGTGGACTTCACCCAGGAAGAGTGGTCTCTTCTGGACCCTGCTCAGAAGATATTATACAGAGATGTCATCCTGGAAAATTACAGCAACCTTGTCTCAGtag GGCATTGTGTTACTAAGCCGGAAGTGATCTTCAAGATAGAGCAAGGAGAAGAGCCCTGGATCTTAGAGAAAGGATTCCCAAGACAGTGCTACCCAG aaaggaaatggaaagttGATGACCTGCTAGAGAGCAACCAGGAAAATCAAGATGAACATTTTTGGGAGCTTATATTCACCAACAACAAGGTAGGAAGTGTACAAAGTGGTGATAGAGGAAGGAAAACTTTCGATCTCAGCACAGACCCAGTTTCTTCAAGAAATTTCCCCTATAAAATATGTGACTCATGTGAAAtgagtttgaaaaatatttcaagcttAATTATTAGTAAAAAGAACTGTTTCAGAAAGAAGCCTGATAGATGtaatgtatatgaaaaattgctccTTGATATTAGGCATGAGAAAATTCCTGTTGGTGAGAAATCTTATAAATATGATCAAAAAAGGAATGTCCTTAATCATTGCCAGGCTCTCAGTCAGCCACTTTTTGACCAACCTTTTCAGTATAATGAAAATGGGCAAAGCCTCCATGAGCAGGCAGCCTTTTTTACAAATAAGAGATCTCAGCTAGGAGAGACACTCTGTAAATATAATGAATGTGGAAGAACCTTCGTTGAAAGTTTAAAGTTCAACATATCTCAGAGAGCTCATTTGGAAATGGAACCTTATGAATGTGGTATTTGTGGGAAGTCCTTCTGTATGGATTTAAGATTTGGACATCAGAGAGCTCTTACAGGGGGCAATCCTTATGAATATAATGAATACGGGGAAATCTTCTGTGACAATTCAACTTTCATTTTCCATCAGGGAGCTTACACAAAAAAGATTCCCCGTGAATATAAAGTGAGTGACAAAACTTGGGAAAAGTCAGCTCTCTTTAAACATCAGATAGTACATATGGGGAAAAAACCCTATGGTTACAATGAAAATGGGACTAATTTTAGTAAGAAATCACATCTTACCCAACTTCGGAGAGCTCACTCaggagaaaaaacatttgaatgtGGTGAATGTGGGAAAACCTTCTGGGAGAAGTCAAACCTCACTCAACATCAGAGaacacacacaggagagaagccctatgaatgtactgaatgtgggaaagccttttgCCAGAAACCACACCTTACCAACCATCAGCGAACACATacaggagaaaaaccctatgaatgtaagcaGTGTGGAAAAACGTTCTGTGTGAAATCAAACCTTACTGAACACCAGAGaacacacacaggagagaaaccctacgaATGTAATACATGTGGAAAATCCTTCTGCCACAGGTCAGCCCTAACTGTCCATCAGAGAACGCACACAGGGGAGAAACCCTTTatatgtaatgaatgtggaaaatccTTCTGTGTGAAATCAAACCTCATTGTACATCAAAgaactcacacaggagagaaaccctataagtgtaatgaatgtgggaaaacctTCTGTGAAAAATCAGCTCTCACTAAACATCAGAGAACTCACACAGGGGAGAAGCCCTATGAGTGTGATGCATGTGGGAAGACCTTTAGTCAGAGGTCAGTACTCACcaaacatcagagaattcatacaaGGGCAAAAGCTCTTTCCACATCCTGA
- the LOC138376519 gene encoding zinc finger protein 248 isoform X2, producing MNKSQEQVSFTDVCVDFTQEEWSLLDPAQKILYRDVILENYSNLVSVGHCVTKPEVIFKIEQGEEPWILEKGFPRQCYPERKWKVDDLLESNQENQDEHFWELIFTNNKNTLVSSSERHCPPNGHSLRLPC from the exons atgaacaaatcccag GAACAAGTGTCATTCACGGATGTATGTGTGGACTTCACCCAGGAAGAGTGGTCTCTTCTGGACCCTGCTCAGAAGATATTATACAGAGATGTCATCCTGGAAAATTACAGCAACCTTGTCTCAGtag GGCATTGTGTTACTAAGCCGGAAGTGATCTTCAAGATAGAGCAAGGAGAAGAGCCCTGGATCTTAGAGAAAGGATTCCCAAGACAGTGCTACCCAG aaaggaaatggaaagttGATGACCTGCTAGAGAGCAACCAGGAAAATCAAGATGAACATTTTTGGGAGCTTATATTCACCAACAACAAG AACACGTTGGTCAGCAGTTCTGAGAGACACTGCCCACCCAATGGCCATTCACTACGTCTTCCTTGCTGA